One genomic region from Cellulomonas hominis encodes:
- a CDS encoding RNA polymerase sigma factor, with amino-acid sequence MHSRQQPAAGPTAGPTADDEPRPAAPVPGRVPDAAPDPRDEAWFDDLFRRHAPAVHRYLLRRGAAGDAEDLAADVLTVAWRRREELPAGMELAWLYRTAGFVLANHRRKGRPVPVADVPDEPDPADPAVQAVRDERVREVLAGLSARDRQVLLLTAWEGLAGDDLALVLGVTRGGADAALSRARSRLREAWPAD; translated from the coding sequence GTGCACAGCCGCCAGCAGCCTGCCGCCGGGCCGACCGCCGGGCCGACCGCCGACGACGAGCCGCGGCCGGCCGCGCCCGTGCCCGGGCGGGTGCCCGACGCGGCCCCCGACCCCCGCGACGAGGCCTGGTTCGACGACCTGTTCCGCCGGCACGCCCCGGCCGTGCACCGGTACCTGCTGCGCCGCGGCGCCGCGGGCGACGCCGAGGACCTGGCCGCCGACGTCCTGACGGTGGCCTGGCGGCGGCGCGAGGAGCTGCCCGCGGGGATGGAGCTCGCCTGGCTGTACCGGACCGCCGGGTTCGTGCTGGCCAACCACCGGCGCAAGGGCCGTCCGGTCCCGGTGGCCGACGTGCCCGACGAGCCCGACCCCGCCGACCCGGCGGTGCAGGCGGTGCGCGACGAGCGGGTCCGCGAGGTCCTGGCCGGCCTCAGCGCCCGCGACCGCCAGGTGCTGCTGCTCACCGCGTGGGAGGGCCTGGCGGGCGACGACCTCGCGCTCGTGCTCGGCGTGACCCGCGGCGGGGCGGACGCCGCGCTGTCGCGCGCCCGGTCCCGGCTGCGCGAGGCCTGGCCCGCCGACTGA
- a CDS encoding endonuclease/exonuclease/phosphatase family protein, which yields MRLATFNILHGRGLSDGKVDLDRFAGAVRGLDVDVLALQEVDRDQPRSHQADLTAVAAEAMGADEHRFVATLHGHPGTWTAATGEDQPSIAAYGIALLSRHPVSSWRVLTLPTLRRRVPMVHRGTRRASLVQDEQRAALAAVVETPEGPVTVVATHLTFITAWNVVQLRHLVRACRALPRPLAVVGDLNLEGTAPARISGWRSVGRVNTFPVQVPDRQIDHVLLDGDVVPSSEPVAVDTGMSDHRALVVDLAVGRG from the coding sequence GTGCGACTCGCGACGTTCAACATCCTGCACGGGCGCGGCCTGAGCGACGGCAAGGTGGACCTCGACCGGTTCGCCGGCGCCGTGCGCGGGCTCGACGTCGACGTCCTCGCGCTCCAGGAGGTCGACCGCGACCAGCCGCGGTCGCACCAGGCCGACCTCACGGCGGTCGCCGCCGAGGCGATGGGCGCGGACGAGCACCGGTTCGTGGCCACGCTGCACGGCCACCCCGGGACCTGGACCGCGGCCACCGGCGAGGACCAGCCGTCGATCGCCGCCTACGGGATCGCGCTGCTCAGCCGGCACCCGGTGTCGTCGTGGCGGGTGCTCACGCTGCCGACGCTGCGCCGCCGCGTCCCCATGGTGCACCGCGGGACCCGGCGCGCGTCCCTGGTGCAGGACGAGCAGCGGGCCGCGCTCGCCGCCGTCGTCGAGACCCCCGAGGGCCCGGTGACGGTCGTCGCGACGCACCTGACCTTCATCACCGCGTGGAACGTCGTGCAGCTCCGGCACCTGGTGCGGGCGTGCCGCGCGCTCCCCCGGCCGCTCGCCGTCGTCGGGGACCTCAACCTCGAGGGCACCGCGCCCGCGCGCATCTCGGGCTGGCGGTCGGTGGGCCGGGTGAACACGTTCCCCGTCCAGGTGCCGGACCGGCAGATCGACCACGTGCTGCTCGACGGCGACGTGGTGCCGTCCAGCGAGCCGGTCGCGGTGGACACCGGGATGTCGGACCACCGGGCCCTGGTCGTGGACCTGGCGGTCGGGCGGGGCTGA
- a CDS encoding type II toxin-antitoxin system Phd/YefM family antitoxin translates to MRTVALSEAKAHLSALVDEAATTHEIIQITRHGHGAAVIMSADDLDSLHETLAWLSQPGVREDVEGARAAAAEGRTASGADLRARYGLPPL, encoded by the coding sequence ATGAGGACCGTGGCCCTGAGTGAGGCGAAGGCGCATCTGTCCGCCCTGGTGGACGAGGCGGCGACCACGCACGAGATCATCCAGATCACGCGGCACGGGCACGGCGCCGCCGTCATCATGTCGGCGGACGACCTCGACTCCCTGCACGAGACCCTGGCGTGGCTGTCGCAGCCCGGCGTCCGCGAGGACGTCGAAGGTGCCCGCGCCGCCGCCGCGGAGGGTCGCACGGCGTCCGGCGCGGACCTGCGCGCGCGGTACGGCCTCCCGCCGCTGTGA
- a CDS encoding M15 family metallopeptidase, which produces MTSPTTPSASTPATSTAAEATRRGRRAAAATPAAATPAAGTPAAPRESAAAGRRAAAPGGRRAATAAHRGAHRADGRATLRTPARGVPAVATLATADAPLNRAERRRTRPPRRSATRVAQGAVALGLALGVGGFALTPAGAQRGAVGAATSDETPEAAAGDRSATLAPEVVQERSAAVVLASTTAQQADTAKADAQASAVPADAMTELSTAVAELDTLIAATQAQQPAIAALEPDAALSPVLSGEALASAVAAAGATAQADAAAAAGATTASDELSLEAAPTAAPSAGATPATEDGSVDDPATVRLTAAVERVATLTAELQVVTQQTQEVAAARAAAEAAARKEAQRTSLDAYANGKIPASALCELGFAPGQQLRCDAAEALEQLNAGFAAAFGTNLVITDSYRSYSQQVACRQQKGSLCATPGTSNHGTGTAVDLGGNAYTFGTDQHDWMLAHAEEYGWTLPDWARANGSKPEPWHWEYVG; this is translated from the coding sequence GTGACGTCCCCCACCACCCCCTCCGCCAGCACGCCCGCCACCTCCACCGCCGCCGAGGCCACCCGCCGCGGCCGCCGGGCCGCCGCCGCGACCCCGGCCGCCGCGACCCCGGCCGCCGGCACCCCTGCCGCGCCGCGCGAGTCCGCCGCCGCGGGCCGCCGGGCCGCCGCCCCGGGTGGCCGCCGCGCCGCGACCGCCGCGCACCGCGGTGCGCACCGCGCCGACGGCCGGGCCACCCTGCGCACCCCCGCGCGCGGGGTCCCCGCCGTCGCCACCCTCGCGACCGCCGACGCGCCCCTGAACCGCGCCGAGCGCCGCCGCACCCGCCCGCCGCGCCGGTCGGCCACCCGCGTGGCCCAGGGCGCGGTCGCCCTCGGCCTGGCCCTCGGCGTCGGCGGCTTCGCGCTGACCCCCGCCGGGGCGCAGCGCGGCGCCGTCGGCGCCGCGACCTCCGACGAGACCCCCGAGGCTGCCGCAGGTGACCGGTCGGCCACCCTCGCGCCCGAGGTCGTCCAGGAGCGCTCCGCCGCCGTCGTCCTCGCGAGCACCACGGCGCAGCAGGCCGACACCGCCAAGGCCGACGCGCAGGCGTCCGCGGTCCCGGCGGACGCGATGACGGAGCTCAGCACCGCGGTCGCCGAGCTGGACACCCTCATCGCCGCCACCCAGGCGCAGCAGCCGGCGATCGCCGCGCTCGAGCCGGACGCCGCGCTGTCGCCGGTGCTGTCCGGCGAGGCACTCGCGAGCGCGGTCGCCGCAGCCGGCGCCACCGCGCAGGCCGACGCCGCCGCCGCGGCCGGTGCCACCACGGCCTCCGACGAGCTCAGCCTCGAGGCCGCGCCCACCGCCGCGCCGAGCGCCGGCGCGACGCCGGCCACCGAGGACGGGTCGGTCGACGACCCCGCGACGGTCCGGCTGACCGCCGCCGTCGAGCGTGTCGCCACGCTGACCGCCGAGCTGCAGGTCGTCACCCAGCAGACGCAGGAGGTCGCGGCGGCCCGCGCCGCCGCCGAGGCCGCCGCCCGCAAGGAGGCCCAGCGGACGTCGCTGGACGCCTACGCGAACGGCAAGATCCCCGCGTCCGCGCTCTGCGAGCTCGGGTTCGCGCCCGGTCAGCAGCTCCGCTGCGACGCGGCCGAGGCCCTGGAGCAGCTGAACGCCGGGTTCGCCGCGGCGTTCGGGACGAATCTCGTGATCACCGACTCCTACCGGTCCTACAGCCAGCAGGTCGCCTGCCGCCAGCAGAAGGGCAGCCTGTGCGCGACGCCGGGCACGTCCAACCACGGGACCGGCACCGCCGTCGACCTCGGCGGGAACGCCTACACCTTCGGCACCGACCAGCACGACTGGATGCTCGCGCACGCCGAGGAGTACGGCTGGACGCTGCCGGACTGGGCGCGGGCCAACGGCTCGAAGCCCGAGCCGTGGCACTGGGAGTACGTGGGCTGA
- a CDS encoding type II toxin-antitoxin system RelE family toxin: protein MTREQPGWAVQVAPSAVRSLDRLPPRVAGAVVEFVTATLPGDPIRMSKPLRYELEGLRSARRGDYRVLFALDPDTHVLLVVRIAHRADAYR from the coding sequence GTGACCCGGGAGCAGCCGGGGTGGGCGGTCCAGGTCGCGCCGAGCGCGGTGCGATCCCTGGACCGCCTGCCGCCGCGCGTCGCCGGCGCGGTGGTCGAGTTCGTGACGGCGACGCTGCCCGGGGACCCCATCCGCATGTCCAAGCCTCTGCGGTACGAGCTCGAGGGGCTTCGCTCGGCGCGTCGGGGGGACTACCGGGTCCTGTTCGCTCTCGACCCGGACACGCACGTCCTGCTCGTGGTGCGGATCGCCCACCGGGCCGACGCCTACCGATGA
- a CDS encoding S8 family serine peptidase gives MPRRSLRASLTVLALAATTTLGAGGAATAATLPLDRSAAPPGGLATGAGDPVAPDDVLAAASGKVAPGLAEADGPVTAFVQLDAPSGLDVAEDGGDAAAVQEAAAQVEQVAEEVVPAEAGATARAATPQRIATLSNLVSGTLVTGDAAQVRELAGSDDVVAVYRVTTKSADNSSSDAFTRALQVWQDTGETGEGVRIGVIDTGLDYTHADFGGPGTAEAYAAAYGEDGTGPVPDGLFDPAKYLGGYDFAGPLYDADPASELPGATTTPTPDANPIDSLYTSDNSGHGTHVAGTATGYGVQPDGTTFRGDYASLTDLSGWQVGPGSAPGAGLYALKVFGDIGGSTDLTGLALDWAADPDGDGDFSDHLDVVNLSLGASATPSDDPDNLLIDRLADLGTLAVLSAGNSSDITDVGGSPGSAASGLTVANSVGSPQTYDGVEVTAAPDPALVRTWSAQNSIAYAGTADVTAPVVYLGDDVDGCTPLDDYAAQVAGNIVYLWWDDDDATRACGSVARWTAAEAAGAVGVLIGTEQTVFSAGISGTATIPGAQLTASSTDALLPAIQAGGVVAHLGPSLAASVVADEIADALNPGSSRGAHGSLGIIKPDVAAPGTLIFSAASGTGNAAQSLSGTSMAAPHVAGIAALVRATQPGWTPAQVKAAVMNTATHDVWTGAGRSGTAYGPQRVGSGRVDARAAVADTVLAYGSEDPDQVSVTFGVVDVGAQPVTLRKTVTVQNTGASAVTYGTQFEAATTTGGAAITTSPASVTVPAGQQRLVTLTFTADPATLERELDPTSAASQGGVPREYVAALSGRLVLTAGDAELRVPVQAAPRLVSELTADPVSFADAGATTAPLTLSGRGVATGGWTSLVAPLTLAATSPKLEDVPGFVTSPSSIASGDLRWVGWTSTAPQHAAAGGDPADGYLGVGIAVDGDWATLGQSVFPTVDWDLDADGTTDARTIVQKLSDATDVTVAATFVPGSDPVEILDIQAVNGAFGDVDTTVFDNSVLVAPVGIAALGLEPGATPTVTVRTTSDYAADPSGQIDAVEPFTVDPFDPPYWFDAGVTDALWYVGSDATELTVHRSTSTAAPSDRLLVLHSHNADPTTRAQVLDVTVPEATPTSTTLKVTGPKQVGKDVTLTATVSPAEATGTVSFRDGETEVATAPVSGGKATTPVRLGGGTHSLTAVYVPDSGTWAGSTSDAVAVEVKQAGSTTKVTLSQNSGRYGSPVSATVTVTGQGAVPAGTVEIRERDAVLGTAELVAGAGTTATATVELPRDLKAGSHTLTAVYAGSADVQGSHSQRAYRVQAATPRIALGTPSWTVAPGATPEVTVTVTGVEGGPVPGGKVTLLAGLRPVATVALTDGAATVTLPAVQRSTTLTALYTGDGGYAPTLTVGVLRVR, from the coding sequence ATGCCGCGTCGCTCGCTCCGTGCCTCGCTGACCGTCCTGGCGCTCGCCGCCACCACCACGCTCGGGGCAGGGGGCGCGGCCACCGCCGCGACGCTGCCGCTGGACCGGTCCGCCGCCCCGCCCGGCGGCCTGGCGACCGGTGCCGGCGACCCCGTCGCGCCCGACGACGTCCTGGCGGCGGCGTCGGGCAAGGTCGCCCCCGGGCTGGCCGAGGCCGACGGACCGGTCACCGCGTTCGTCCAGCTCGACGCCCCGTCCGGGCTCGACGTGGCCGAGGACGGCGGCGACGCCGCGGCCGTCCAGGAGGCCGCCGCGCAGGTGGAGCAGGTCGCCGAGGAGGTCGTGCCCGCCGAGGCCGGCGCCACCGCCCGCGCCGCGACGCCCCAGCGCATCGCCACCCTGTCGAACCTGGTCTCCGGCACCCTGGTCACCGGCGACGCCGCGCAGGTCCGGGAGCTCGCCGGGTCCGACGACGTCGTCGCGGTGTACCGGGTGACCACGAAGTCCGCCGACAACTCCTCGTCCGACGCGTTCACCCGGGCCCTGCAGGTCTGGCAGGACACCGGCGAGACCGGCGAGGGCGTCCGCATCGGCGTCATCGACACCGGCCTCGACTACACGCACGCCGACTTCGGCGGCCCCGGCACGGCCGAGGCGTACGCGGCGGCCTACGGCGAGGACGGCACCGGGCCCGTGCCGGACGGGCTGTTCGACCCCGCCAAGTACCTGGGCGGCTACGACTTCGCCGGCCCGCTGTACGACGCGGACCCCGCCTCCGAGCTGCCGGGCGCGACCACGACGCCCACCCCGGACGCGAACCCGATCGACTCGCTCTACACCTCCGACAACTCCGGGCACGGCACGCACGTGGCCGGCACCGCCACCGGCTACGGCGTGCAGCCGGACGGCACCACGTTCCGCGGCGACTACGCGAGCCTGACGGACCTGTCCGGCTGGCAGGTCGGCCCCGGCTCCGCCCCCGGCGCGGGTCTCTACGCGCTCAAGGTCTTCGGCGACATCGGCGGGTCCACGGACCTGACCGGCCTCGCGCTCGACTGGGCCGCCGACCCCGACGGCGACGGCGACTTCTCCGACCACCTCGACGTGGTGAACCTGTCGCTCGGCGCCTCCGCCACCCCGTCCGACGACCCGGACAACCTGCTGATCGACCGGCTGGCCGACCTCGGGACGCTCGCGGTGCTGTCCGCGGGCAACTCGTCCGACATCACGGACGTCGGCGGCTCCCCCGGCTCCGCGGCCTCCGGCCTGACCGTCGCGAACTCCGTCGGCAGCCCGCAGACCTACGACGGCGTCGAGGTCACCGCGGCGCCCGACCCGGCGCTCGTGCGGACCTGGTCCGCGCAGAACTCCATCGCCTACGCCGGCACGGCGGACGTGACGGCGCCCGTCGTGTACCTGGGCGACGACGTCGACGGCTGCACCCCGCTGGACGACTACGCGGCGCAGGTCGCCGGGAACATCGTCTACCTGTGGTGGGACGACGACGACGCCACCCGGGCCTGCGGGTCCGTCGCCCGGTGGACCGCCGCCGAGGCCGCCGGCGCGGTCGGCGTGCTGATCGGCACCGAGCAGACGGTGTTCTCGGCCGGGATCTCGGGCACCGCCACGATCCCCGGCGCCCAGCTCACCGCGTCCTCCACCGATGCCCTGCTGCCCGCGATCCAGGCCGGCGGCGTCGTCGCGCACCTCGGCCCGTCGCTCGCCGCCTCGGTGGTGGCCGACGAGATCGCCGACGCCCTCAACCCGGGCTCGTCCCGCGGCGCGCACGGCTCGCTCGGCATCATCAAGCCGGACGTCGCGGCGCCCGGCACGCTGATCTTCTCGGCCGCCTCCGGCACCGGGAACGCCGCGCAGTCGCTGTCCGGCACCTCGATGGCCGCCCCGCACGTCGCGGGCATCGCCGCGCTGGTCCGGGCCACCCAGCCGGGCTGGACGCCCGCGCAGGTCAAGGCCGCGGTGATGAACACGGCCACGCACGACGTCTGGACCGGCGCGGGCCGGTCCGGCACCGCCTACGGCCCGCAGCGCGTGGGCTCGGGCCGGGTGGACGCCCGCGCCGCGGTGGCCGACACGGTGCTCGCCTACGGCTCGGAGGACCCGGACCAGGTGTCCGTGACCTTCGGCGTCGTCGACGTCGGCGCCCAGCCGGTCACGCTGCGCAAGACCGTCACCGTGCAGAACACCGGCGCATCGGCGGTCACCTACGGCACGCAGTTCGAGGCGGCGACCACCACGGGCGGCGCGGCGATCACCACGTCGCCGGCGTCCGTCACCGTCCCCGCCGGCCAGCAGCGCCTCGTGACGCTCACCTTCACGGCCGACCCGGCGACGCTCGAGCGCGAGCTCGACCCGACGTCGGCGGCGTCGCAGGGCGGCGTGCCCCGCGAGTACGTCGCGGCGCTGTCCGGGCGGCTGGTCCTGACCGCGGGCGACGCCGAGCTGCGGGTCCCGGTGCAGGCCGCCCCGCGGCTCGTGTCCGAGCTGACCGCCGACCCGGTGTCCTTCGCGGACGCCGGCGCGACCACCGCGCCGCTCACCCTGTCCGGGCGCGGTGTGGCCACCGGAGGGTGGACGTCGCTCGTCGCCCCGCTGACGCTCGCGGCCACCAGCCCGAAGCTCGAGGACGTCCCCGGCTTCGTCACCTCCCCGTCGTCGATCGCCTCCGGCGACCTGCGCTGGGTCGGCTGGACCTCCACCGCCCCGCAGCACGCGGCGGCGGGCGGCGACCCGGCCGACGGGTACCTCGGGGTCGGCATCGCGGTGGACGGCGACTGGGCCACGCTCGGCCAGTCCGTGTTCCCGACCGTCGACTGGGACCTGGACGCCGACGGGACGACCGACGCGCGGACCATCGTGCAGAAGCTCAGCGACGCCACCGACGTCACGGTCGCCGCGACGTTCGTGCCGGGCTCCGACCCCGTCGAGATCCTCGACATCCAGGCGGTCAACGGCGCGTTCGGGGACGTCGACACCACGGTGTTCGACAACTCCGTGCTGGTCGCGCCCGTCGGGATCGCCGCGCTCGGCCTCGAGCCCGGTGCCACGCCGACGGTCACGGTCCGCACGACGTCCGACTACGCCGCGGACCCGAGCGGCCAGATCGACGCCGTCGAGCCGTTCACGGTCGACCCGTTCGACCCGCCGTACTGGTTCGACGCCGGGGTCACCGACGCGCTCTGGTACGTCGGCTCGGACGCCACGGAGCTGACCGTGCACCGCTCGACCAGCACGGCGGCGCCGTCCGACCGGCTGCTCGTGCTGCACAGCCACAACGCCGACCCGACGACCCGGGCCCAGGTGCTCGACGTCACCGTGCCGGAGGCCACGCCGACGAGCACGACGCTCAAGGTCACCGGCCCGAAGCAGGTCGGCAAGGACGTCACCCTCACCGCGACGGTCTCCCCCGCGGAGGCCACCGGCACCGTGTCGTTCCGGGACGGCGAGACCGAGGTCGCCACGGCCCCCGTCAGCGGCGGGAAGGCCACGACCCCGGTCCGGCTCGGCGGCGGGACACACAGCCTCACCGCCGTCTACGTGCCCGACTCCGGGACGTGGGCCGGGTCGACGTCGGACGCCGTCGCCGTCGAGGTGAAGCAGGCCGGCTCGACCACGAAGGTCACGCTGTCGCAGAACTCGGGGCGCTACGGCTCCCCGGTCAGCGCCACCGTCACCGTCACGGGCCAGGGCGCCGTCCCGGCCGGCACCGTCGAGATCCGCGAGCGCGACGCCGTGCTCGGGACCGCGGAGCTCGTCGCCGGTGCGGGCACCACGGCGACCGCCACGGTCGAGCTGCCGCGCGACCTCAAGGCGGGGTCGCACACGCTGACCGCCGTGTACGCCGGCAGCGCGGACGTCCAGGGCTCGCACAGCCAGCGGGCGTACCGCGTGCAGGCCGCCACCCCGCGGATCGCGCTCGGCACGCCGTCCTGGACGGTGGCGCCCGGCGCGACCCCGGAGGTCACCGTCACCGTCACCGGGGTCGAGGGCGGGCCGGTGCCGGGCGGCAAGGTCACGCTGCTCGCCGGGCTGCGGCCGGTCGCGACCGTCGCCCTCACGGACGGTGCCGCGACGGTCACCCTGCCCGCCGTGCAGCGCAGCACCACGCTCACCGCGCTCTACACCGGCGACGGCGGCTACGCGCCGACGCTCACCGTGGGGGTGCTGCGGGTGCGCTAG
- a CDS encoding 5'-3' exonuclease, translating into MSTRPGSLMLLDSASLYFRAYFGVPDSVKAPDGTPVNAVRGLLDMIARLVTDHRPERLVACWDEDWRPAFRVAAIPSYKAHRVVGGAEAAAAGGPVAEEVPDTLAPQVPVIAEVLAALGIARAGAAGYEADDVIGTLTAREVASGSRTPVLVVTGDRDLFQLVDDAAGVRVLYTVRGIKDLEVVDAARLRERYAVGSGGAYADMAVLRGDPSDGLPGVPGIGEKTAAALLARYGDLPALLAARDAGDPGLTATQRRRLAEAEAYLAVAPGVVRVAADAPVELAGAAGVPADPDAFRLPREPVDGEALVDLTLTARWGLESSVRRVLTALAQR; encoded by the coding sequence ATGAGCACCCGCCCCGGCTCGCTGATGCTGCTCGACTCCGCGTCCCTGTACTTCCGCGCCTACTTCGGCGTCCCCGACTCGGTGAAGGCGCCGGACGGCACCCCGGTGAACGCGGTCCGCGGGCTGCTCGACATGATCGCCCGCCTGGTGACGGACCACCGGCCGGAGCGCCTCGTGGCGTGCTGGGACGAGGACTGGCGCCCGGCGTTCCGGGTGGCGGCGATCCCGTCGTACAAGGCGCACCGGGTGGTCGGCGGCGCAGAGGCCGCCGCGGCGGGCGGGCCCGTGGCCGAGGAGGTCCCGGACACGCTCGCCCCGCAGGTCCCCGTGATCGCGGAGGTGCTCGCCGCGCTCGGCATCGCCCGGGCCGGTGCCGCCGGGTACGAGGCGGACGACGTCATCGGCACGCTCACCGCCCGCGAGGTCGCCTCGGGGTCGCGGACGCCGGTGCTCGTGGTGACGGGGGACCGGGACCTGTTCCAGCTCGTCGACGACGCGGCGGGCGTGCGGGTGCTGTACACGGTCCGCGGCATCAAGGACCTCGAGGTCGTGGACGCCGCGCGGCTGCGGGAGCGGTACGCCGTGGGGTCGGGCGGCGCCTACGCCGACATGGCGGTGCTCCGCGGCGACCCGAGCGACGGGCTGCCGGGCGTCCCCGGCATCGGCGAGAAGACGGCGGCTGCGCTGCTCGCCCGGTACGGCGACCTCCCGGCGCTGCTGGCCGCCCGCGACGCCGGCGACCCGGGCCTGACGGCCACCCAGCGCCGCCGCCTGGCCGAGGCCGAGGCCTACCTGGCCGTCGCGCCGGGCGTCGTGCGGGTGGCCGCCGACGCCCCCGTCGAGCTGGCGGGCGCGGCCGGCGTGCCGGCCGACCCGGACGCGTTCCGGCTGCCGCGCGAGCCGGTCGACGGCGAGGCGCTGGTGGACCTGACCCTGACCGCCCGCTGGGGCCTGGAGTCCAGCGTCCGCCGCGTCCTGACGGCCCTCGCCCAGCGCTGA
- a CDS encoding FeoA family protein, whose protein sequence is MDLAHWPPGTDARVLAVDMPDAARFRAGELGLRPGAVLRVTHRAAFGGRVVAIGAERFAVDAATCARIELGAADASGATGATPPGGAA, encoded by the coding sequence ATGGACCTCGCGCACTGGCCGCCCGGCACCGACGCCCGGGTGCTCGCCGTCGACATGCCGGACGCCGCCCGGTTCCGCGCCGGCGAGCTCGGGCTGCGCCCCGGCGCGGTCCTGCGGGTCACGCACCGGGCTGCGTTCGGTGGCCGGGTGGTGGCGATCGGCGCCGAGCGGTTCGCCGTGGACGCCGCGACGTGCGCGCGGATCGAGCTGGGCGCGGCCGACGCGTCCGGGGCGACCGGGGCGACCCCGCCCGGCGGTGCCGCGTGA
- a CDS encoding nucleotidyltransferase family protein codes for MSHESQAADSAGAEVRTGAAAPPDPRTALQDALRLTAVALEEAGIPFALVGGYAAWARGAPEPSHDADFAVPEEDVPRAQEAIAAAGLDVREPAENWLFKAYHHGALVDVLFRMVGEPITREMLDRSDTMEVLAVRMPVLDATDIVSAKMRVFGEHYCDFTRMIAMVRALREQVDWHRVRRETAATPYGRAFLLLVHELGISPVGPEPR; via the coding sequence ATGAGCCACGAGTCGCAGGCCGCCGACAGCGCCGGGGCGGAGGTGCGCACGGGAGCGGCGGCCCCGCCCGACCCGCGCACCGCGCTGCAGGACGCGCTGCGCCTGACCGCGGTCGCGCTGGAGGAGGCCGGGATCCCGTTCGCGCTGGTGGGCGGGTACGCCGCGTGGGCGCGCGGGGCGCCGGAGCCCAGCCACGACGCGGACTTCGCGGTGCCCGAGGAGGACGTGCCCCGCGCGCAGGAGGCCATCGCCGCCGCCGGGCTGGACGTCCGCGAGCCCGCGGAGAACTGGCTGTTCAAGGCGTACCACCACGGCGCCCTCGTGGACGTGCTGTTCCGGATGGTCGGCGAGCCGATCACCCGGGAGATGCTCGACCGCAGCGACACGATGGAGGTGCTCGCGGTCCGGATGCCGGTGCTCGACGCGACCGACATCGTGTCGGCGAAGATGCGGGTCTTCGGGGAGCACTACTGCGACTTCACGCGGATGATCGCGATGGTCCGGGCCCTGCGGGAGCAGGTCGACTGGCACCGGGTGCGGCGGGAGACCGCGGCGACGCCGTACGGCCGGGCGTTCCTGCTGCTCGTGCACGAGCTCGGCATCTCACCGGTCGGCCCCGAGCCGCGCTGA
- a CDS encoding OsmC family protein, with the protein MPTRTARTAWNGTLNEGGGQVELSSSKVGTYDVSFPKRAADEAGGTTSPEELVAAAHSSCYAMQLSALIGEAGGTPEALEVTADVTLSPDPAGGFRISRIALTVRGEVSGLDEAGFQQAAQDAKATCPVSKALTGTEITLDAALD; encoded by the coding sequence ATGCCCACACGCACCGCACGCACCGCCTGGAACGGCACGCTGAACGAGGGCGGCGGGCAGGTGGAGCTCAGCAGCTCGAAGGTCGGCACGTACGACGTGTCGTTCCCGAAGCGCGCGGCCGACGAGGCCGGCGGCACCACCAGCCCCGAGGAGCTGGTCGCTGCGGCGCACTCGTCCTGCTACGCGATGCAGCTCTCGGCCCTGATCGGCGAGGCCGGCGGCACGCCCGAGGCGCTCGAGGTCACCGCCGACGTCACGCTCAGCCCCGACCCGGCGGGCGGCTTCCGGATCAGCCGCATCGCGCTGACGGTCCGCGGCGAGGTGTCCGGCCTGGACGAGGCCGGGTTCCAGCAGGCCGCGCAGGACGCGAAGGCCACCTGCCCCGTGAGCAAGGCGCTCACCGGCACGGAGATCACGCTGGACGCCGCGCTGGACTGA